A genomic segment from Clostridium pasteurianum BC1 encodes:
- a CDS encoding NAD(P)/FAD-dependent oxidoreductase, whose product MSIRINNLTLNIEEDISSLKKKAASKLKVSEVDLKHFKILKESIDARKKNNIKFNYAVEASLEKERKIINRLRDKDIRFEEENNEEELVYGSLNLNSRPVIIGMGPAGMFAGLLLAEKGYRPIVIERGESVENRTNRVEYFWRTGKLNTESNVQFGEGGAGTFSDGKLTTRIKDKRCDYVIDKFISFGAPEEISYEGKPHIGTDILKNVVKNLREKIKALGGEVRFNSRLEDIITKNNKIKAVVVNGEEINCETLILAIGHSSRDTYEMIYKKDILMEPKPFALGVRIEHPQDMINENQYGKYANHSRLKAADYRLTYTSNIAKRSIYSFCMCPGGEVVAAASEKNRLALNGMSYYNRDKENANSALVVTVGVEDFQKECYNFNNKIFNEKYPLLGMEMQRYYEEQAFMAGGSDFNAPVQLVGDFLRDESSKKIGSVNPSYKPGYKPTNLKNCLPDYVVDTLKEGILSFDKKIKGFSDNDAILTGIETRTSAPVKIMRNENLESISINGLFPCGEGAGFAGGIMSAAVDGLKCAEAIIKKYKPLD is encoded by the coding sequence ATGTCAATTAGAATTAATAATTTAACGTTAAATATAGAAGAGGATATTTCAAGTTTGAAGAAGAAAGCCGCTTCAAAGCTAAAAGTTTCAGAGGTTGACCTTAAGCATTTTAAGATATTAAAGGAGTCCATTGATGCAAGAAAAAAAAATAATATAAAATTTAATTATGCTGTGGAAGCCTCTTTAGAAAAGGAAAGAAAAATAATTAATAGGTTACGCGATAAAGATATAAGGTTTGAAGAGGAGAACAATGAAGAGGAACTTGTCTACGGAAGCTTAAACTTAAATAGTAGGCCTGTAATAATAGGAATGGGTCCAGCGGGAATGTTTGCAGGGTTACTCTTAGCAGAAAAAGGTTACAGGCCCATAGTAATTGAAAGAGGAGAAAGTGTAGAAAATAGAACTAATAGGGTAGAATATTTCTGGAGAACAGGAAAACTTAATACAGAATCAAATGTTCAGTTTGGGGAAGGTGGGGCAGGTACCTTTTCCGATGGAAAGCTCACAACCAGAATTAAAGATAAAAGATGTGACTATGTAATTGATAAATTTATAAGCTTTGGAGCTCCCGAAGAAATATCTTATGAAGGAAAGCCGCATATAGGTACAGACATATTAAAGAATGTGGTGAAAAATTTAAGGGAGAAGATAAAGGCATTGGGTGGAGAAGTTAGATTTAATAGTAGATTAGAAGATATTATTACTAAAAATAATAAAATTAAAGCTGTAGTTGTAAATGGAGAAGAAATTAATTGTGAGACTTTGATTTTAGCTATAGGACATAGTTCTAGAGATACTTATGAAATGATATATAAAAAGGATATTTTAATGGAACCAAAGCCCTTTGCATTGGGAGTGAGAATTGAACATCCACAAGATATGATAAATGAAAATCAGTATGGTAAATATGCAAATCACTCAAGATTAAAGGCGGCAGATTATAGGTTAACTTATACTTCTAATATTGCTAAGAGATCTATATATAGCTTTTGCATGTGTCCTGGTGGAGAAGTAGTGGCAGCAGCCTCTGAAAAGAATAGATTGGCTTTAAATGGAATGAGCTATTATAATAGAGATAAAGAAAATGCAAATTCTGCCTTAGTAGTAACTGTTGGAGTGGAAGATTTTCAAAAGGAGTGTTATAATTTTAACAATAAGATCTTTAATGAAAAGTATCCTCTACTAGGCATGGAAATGCAGAGATATTATGAAGAGCAGGCTTTTATGGCAGGAGGCAGTGATTTTAATGCACCAGTGCAGCTTGTGGGAGACTTCTTAAGAGATGAGAGTAGTAAAAAAATTGGAAGCGTTAATCCCAGCTATAAGCCGGGTTATAAGCCTACCAATTTAAAAAATTGTCTTCCAGACTATGTTGTTGATACCTTGAAAGAAGGAATATTAAGTTTTGACAAAAAGATTAAGGGGTTCAGTGATAATGATGCAATCTTAACGGGTATAGAAACTAGAACTTCAGCTCCTGTGAAAATAATGAGAAATGAAAATTTAGAGAGTATATCAATTAATGGATTATTTCCATGTGGTGAAGGAGCGGGTTTTGCAGGAGGAATAATGTCAGCAGCTGTAGATGGGTTAAAATGTGCAGAGGCTATAATAAAAAAGTATAAACCACTGGATTGA
- a CDS encoding CdaR family protein, with product MEKKSKQQIVIKICCVIAAFCLWLYISSWENPIKTYRLRNVSVELINADVLAQSQLTLSPDQSFTVSLTLRGTDLEVMSARPEDFKIVADMSEYAFKKGENRIPVQIVHYPSNINIENTNTMWVNVNLDDLYEKTVPITTKIEGSPKNGYYSSEAVVSPGDAVVSGPSKFVNMVKDVIVSANIVDLSKDANLSVPLKPVDAAGKTVSNVKVQPQNASVTIPIKKAKSVSVNIKTTGQPANGVDIKAITPIQSTIDIIGDNDDNLNKISSIDTTPIDLTKITESKTMKVKLSLPNGISTLTGDNFISVKTDVEGIIQKIFSVNINLINVPAQFNASLENAKTNVTVSGDGSVINSINDGDIKANVDCSSLQEGTHNLQISVALPKGVTNLAANPSTVNVTMTKK from the coding sequence GTGGAAAAGAAAAGTAAACAGCAAATAGTAATAAAAATATGCTGTGTAATTGCTGCGTTTTGCCTGTGGCTATATATTTCCAGTTGGGAAAATCCAATAAAAACTTATAGATTGAGAAATGTTTCTGTAGAGTTAATTAATGCGGATGTGCTAGCACAATCTCAGTTGACCCTTTCTCCAGACCAAAGTTTTACAGTGTCATTAACTTTAAGAGGTACTGATCTAGAGGTTATGAGCGCAAGACCGGAGGATTTTAAAATAGTAGCAGATATGAGTGAATATGCCTTTAAAAAGGGTGAAAATAGAATTCCAGTTCAAATTGTTCATTATCCAAGTAATATTAATATAGAAAATACTAATACTATGTGGGTAAATGTAAATTTAGATGATTTGTATGAAAAAACTGTACCTATAACAACTAAGATAGAAGGATCACCTAAGAACGGATACTATTCTTCAGAAGCTGTAGTAAGTCCTGGGGATGCAGTGGTAAGCGGACCAAGTAAGTTTGTAAATATGGTTAAGGATGTAATAGTTAGTGCAAATATAGTAGATTTGAGTAAGGATGCAAACCTAAGTGTGCCACTGAAGCCAGTAGATGCTGCTGGAAAAACTGTAAGTAATGTAAAAGTTCAACCTCAAAATGCCAGTGTTACAATTCCTATAAAAAAGGCTAAGTCTGTAAGCGTAAATATAAAAACTACAGGACAACCTGCTAATGGTGTAGATATAAAGGCAATAACACCTATACAGTCTACTATAGATATAATTGGAGATAATGATGATAATCTCAATAAAATATCTAGTATCGATACAACACCTATAGATTTAACTAAAATAACTGAGAGTAAAACCATGAAGGTGAAATTGAGTTTGCCTAATGGTATAAGCACACTTACTGGTGATAATTTTATAAGTGTTAAGACAGATGTGGAAGGTATAATACAAAAAATATTTTCAGTTAATATTAATTTAATAAATGTGCCTGCCCAATTTAATGCTTCCCTAGAAAATGCAAAGACTAATGTAACCGTATCTGGTGATGGATCTGTTATAAATTCTATAAATGATGGAGATATAAAGGCAAATGTGGATTGTTCTTCCCTTCAGGAAGGAACTCATAATTTGCAGATTTCTGTGGCTCTGCCGAAGGGAGTTACTAATCTTGCAGCTAATCCTAGTACTGTAAATGTAACTATGACTAAAAAATAA
- the cdaA gene encoding diadenylate cyclase CdaA, whose amino-acid sequence MDIINMIVAAVKTINVWSVLDILVVSYIFYKAYMLIRETRAVQLLKGILLILLLMPVSNFLHLTMLYWILQRTITIGVLSIIIIFQPEIRRALEHLGRSAFNDVHILENKEKMEEVITQIVNAVYNLAKTRTGALIVIEQRTKLEDIMSTGTKIEGIVSSAILENIFVVNTPLHDGATIIRNDRVLAAGCFLPLSANYDISKKLGTRHRAALGISENSDALVIVISEETGVVSLAINGKLTRGYTKDKLKDILIRIILIRFSKNNSFKERVKTWKRKVNSK is encoded by the coding sequence ATGGATATTATAAACATGATAGTTGCTGCAGTGAAAACAATAAACGTATGGTCTGTATTGGATATATTAGTAGTTTCATACATATTTTACAAAGCCTATATGCTTATAAGAGAAACAAGAGCCGTACAGCTTTTGAAAGGTATATTATTAATACTTTTATTAATGCCTGTTAGTAATTTTTTACATCTTACTATGCTCTATTGGATTCTTCAAAGAACCATAACAATCGGGGTTTTGTCCATAATTATTATTTTTCAACCTGAAATTAGAAGGGCTTTAGAACATTTGGGGAGAAGTGCTTTTAATGATGTACATATCCTAGAAAATAAAGAAAAAATGGAAGAAGTTATAACGCAAATAGTAAATGCTGTTTATAACCTTGCAAAAACAAGAACTGGTGCACTTATTGTAATTGAGCAGAGAACAAAACTTGAGGATATAATGAGTACAGGAACTAAAATTGAAGGTATTGTATCTTCAGCAATTTTGGAAAACATATTTGTAGTAAATACACCTTTGCATGATGGGGCAACAATAATTAGAAATGATAGAGTATTGGCGGCAGGATGTTTTTTACCACTTTCCGCTAATTATGATATAAGTAAAAAGCTTGGAACAAGGCACAGAGCAGCACTTGGAATATCCGAAAATTCAGATGCTCTTGTGATTGTAATTTCAGAAGAAACTGGAGTTGTATCTCTTGCTATTAATGGAAAGTTAACAAGAGGTTATACTAAGGATAAATTAAAAGATATTTTAATAAGGATAATTCTTATTAGATTTTCAAAAAATAATTCATTTAAAGAGAGGGTGAAAACGTGGAAAAGAAAAGTAAACAGCAAATAG
- a CDS encoding BON domain-containing protein — MEINDGLIEDAVKSALSKAMNTTSKDIKIRSINGIVSLQGFVNVLAEKDRAEEIAHKIEGVREVRNNITISLDGEAGDKELTDLVNSNLRNSAFKNRILSVTAKVSGGNVLLVGDAETERDRQIAISEANKTFGIRSVTSTINLASFKDDTSLTNDINMALMESKINVNDISAIVIRGKVSLSGYAEKEEDINRLVTLIQSIPGIKEVNNKLKLYKVGTGIS, encoded by the coding sequence ATGGAAATTAATGATGGATTAATTGAAGATGCAGTAAAATCAGCATTATCAAAGGCAATGAATACAACTTCAAAGGATATAAAAATTAGATCTATTAATGGAATTGTATCTCTGCAAGGTTTTGTAAATGTATTAGCAGAAAAAGATAGAGCAGAGGAAATAGCCCATAAAATTGAGGGAGTTAGAGAAGTTAGAAATAATATTACTATATCTTTAGATGGCGAAGCAGGTGATAAAGAATTGACTGATCTTGTCAATTCTAATTTACGAAACAGTGCCTTTAAAAATAGAATTTTATCAGTTACAGCAAAGGTCTCAGGTGGAAATGTTTTATTAGTAGGAGATGCAGAAACAGAGAGAGATAGACAAATTGCAATAAGCGAAGCTAATAAAACTTTCGGAATTAGAAGTGTAACAAGTACAATTAATCTTGCCTCTTTTAAAGATGATACCTCTTTAACCAATGATATAAATATGGCATTAATGGAATCTAAAATAAATGTAAATGATATTTCTGCTATTGTTATTCGTGGAAAAGTATCTCTATCTGGATATGCTGAAAAGGAAGAAGATATAAATAGACTTGTAACTCTAATACAATCAATACCAGGAATAAAAGAAGTTAACAATAAATTAAAATTATATAAAGTTGGCACTGGAATTTCATAA
- a CDS encoding cell wall hydrolase produces the protein MKKSIWAIAFILFLGLLPSCIVSAKTIPPSNNTSSSNANRGSRNLYNEKSNSVEVFSSEGRAYTVSKEDIDLMAKVVYAESNAEPYEGKVAVASVILNRLRDKGFPKSINDVIKQRYAFSCVIDGNINVIPNQDCYNAVFDALNGKDPTTNALYFYNPKTARSSWMINIKKINVKPIGNHTFFAVN, from the coding sequence ATGAAAAAGAGTATTTGGGCTATTGCGTTTATTCTATTTTTAGGATTGTTACCCTCGTGCATTGTAAGTGCTAAGACGATACCACCTTCGAACAATACATCTTCATCTAATGCAAATAGAGGATCCCGAAACCTCTATAATGAAAAATCTAATTCGGTAGAAGTTTTTAGTAGTGAAGGAAGAGCATATACTGTATCAAAGGAAGATATTGATTTAATGGCAAAAGTAGTATATGCAGAAAGTAATGCTGAACCCTACGAAGGGAAAGTAGCAGTGGCATCTGTAATACTTAACAGACTAAGGGATAAAGGCTTTCCCAAAAGTATAAATGACGTTATCAAACAAAGATACGCATTTTCCTGTGTGATAGATGGGAATATTAATGTTATTCCAAATCAGGATTGCTATAATGCAGTGTTTGATGCCCTTAATGGAAAAGATCCTACTACCAATGCCCTGTATTTTTACAATCCTAAAACAGCCCGTTCAAGTTGGATGATTAACATAAAAAAAATCAATGTAAAACCAATAGGCAATCACACTTTTTTTGCGGTAAATTAG
- a CDS encoding NAD(P)/FAD-dependent oxidoreductase codes for MEERYDIAIIGTGPGGLSAAINAKIRNKNIILFGNKNLSFKLAKAPKINNFLGFYNISGEDLKNKFNEHIDKMGIEITEERINAVYAMGDYFTLMVNEKAYEAKSLILATGMEYTKPLKGEEEFLGRGVGYCATCDAPLYRNKIVTIVGYTREAEKEANYVSELASKLYYVPMYDEDYELTDKVEILKDKPIEIKGQDKVEKLLLKSDEIETDGVFILKESVAPAQLVPGLLTEGEHIKVDRNMKTNIEGCFAAGDCVGAPYQYIKAAGEGQIAALSAVKYLDLLKVSEKNNK; via the coding sequence ATGGAAGAACGTTATGACATAGCTATAATAGGAACTGGTCCTGGAGGGCTATCTGCTGCTATTAATGCTAAAATAAGAAATAAAAATATAATTTTATTTGGAAATAAAAATTTAAGTTTTAAATTAGCTAAGGCACCTAAGATAAATAATTTTTTAGGCTTCTATAATATCTCTGGTGAAGATTTAAAAAATAAATTTAATGAACATATTGATAAAATGGGTATAGAGATTACTGAAGAAAGAATTAATGCTGTTTATGCCATGGGGGATTATTTTACACTTATGGTTAATGAAAAAGCCTATGAAGCAAAGTCACTTATTCTTGCTACTGGAATGGAATATACAAAGCCATTAAAAGGAGAAGAGGAATTCCTTGGAAGAGGTGTAGGGTATTGTGCTACTTGCGATGCACCTTTATATAGAAATAAAATTGTCACTATAGTTGGATATACACGAGAGGCTGAAAAAGAGGCAAATTATGTTAGTGAACTTGCATCAAAATTATACTATGTGCCAATGTATGATGAGGATTATGAGCTTACGGATAAAGTGGAAATTTTAAAAGATAAACCAATAGAAATAAAAGGCCAGGATAAAGTGGAAAAGCTTCTTCTAAAATCTGATGAGATAGAAACCGATGGAGTTTTTATACTGAAGGAAAGTGTAGCACCGGCTCAACTGGTACCAGGACTTTTAACAGAAGGTGAACATATAAAGGTTGATAGGAATATGAAGACAAATATAGAAGGATGTTTTGCAGCAGGAGACTGTGTAGGAGCACCATATCAATATATAAAAGCAGCAGGAGAAGGTCAAATTGCTGCATTAAGTGCTGTAAAGTATCTGGATTTACTTAAGGTATCTGAAAAAAATAACAAGTGA
- the trxA gene encoding thioredoxin, producing the protein MVKDINDSNFQEEVKKGTVVVDFWAAWCGPCKMLGPVINDLSEELNDRAKFVKVNVDENPVVASQYKIASIPTVLVFKDGNIAETLVGFRPKAALKEVLKKHI; encoded by the coding sequence ATGGTTAAAGATATTAATGATAGTAATTTTCAGGAAGAAGTTAAAAAGGGAACAGTAGTAGTAGATTTTTGGGCAGCTTGGTGCGGACCATGTAAAATGCTTGGACCTGTAATTAACGATTTATCAGAAGAATTAAATGATAGGGCCAAATTTGTAAAGGTAAATGTAGACGAAAATCCAGTTGTTGCAAGTCAATATAAGATAGCAAGCATTCCTACGGTACTGGTATTTAAAGACGGAAACATAGCTGAAACATTAGTTGGATTTAGACCAAAGGCAGCCTTAAAAGAAGTACTAAAAAAGCATATATAA
- the manZ gene encoding PTS mannose transporter subunit IID, producing the protein MSENKLTKSDLKSMFWRSWFLLGSYNFERMQSMGFCVSMIPAIKRLYKNKDDQSAALKRHLEFFNTQPYMAAPIMGVTAAMEQERSNGVPIDDAAISGVKIGLIGPLAGVGDPIFWGTLRPIFAALGASLAATGSIIGPLLFFIPFNIIRILTLWHGIHYGYEKGTSIVSEASGNTLQKITEGASIVGLFIMGALVSKWTSINVPLVISSVKGPDGKMVITTVQSMLDSLIPGLLPLLLTFLCMHLLKKKVSAIAIIFGMFALGILGYIGGFLK; encoded by the coding sequence ATGAGTGAAAATAAATTAACCAAAAGTGATTTGAAAAGTATGTTCTGGCGTTCATGGTTCCTACTAGGATCATACAACTTTGAAAGAATGCAGAGTATGGGATTTTGTGTATCAATGATTCCAGCAATAAAGAGATTATATAAAAATAAAGATGACCAATCAGCAGCATTAAAGAGACATTTGGAATTCTTTAATACACAGCCATATATGGCTGCTCCTATAATGGGTGTTACAGCTGCCATGGAGCAAGAAAGATCGAACGGTGTTCCTATAGATGATGCAGCTATAAGTGGTGTAAAAATAGGACTTATAGGACCTCTTGCCGGGGTAGGTGATCCTATATTCTGGGGAACTTTAAGACCAATTTTTGCTGCACTAGGTGCATCGCTGGCAGCTACAGGAAGCATTATAGGACCACTATTATTCTTTATACCATTTAACATAATTAGAATACTAACTTTATGGCATGGTATTCACTATGGATATGAAAAGGGAACATCAATAGTATCAGAAGCATCTGGAAATACATTACAGAAAATAACTGAAGGTGCATCAATAGTAGGACTTTTCATAATGGGAGCTTTAGTTTCAAAATGGACTAGTATAAATGTGCCATTAGTAATTTCATCAGTTAAAGGTCCAGATGGCAAGATGGTTATTACTACTGTTCAAAGCATGTTAGATTCATTAATTCCAGGATTATTACCATTATTATTAACTTTCTTATGCATGCATTTATTAAAGAAAAAAGTTAGTGCTATTGCAATAATATTTGGAATGTTTGCTCTAGGAATACTTGGTTATATTGGTGGATTCTTAAAATAG
- a CDS encoding PTS mannose/fructose/sorbose transporter subunit IIC, which produces MSTIQFILVLVVAMITGMGSVLDSMETHRPIIACTLIGLVLGDIRTGIILGGTLELLALGWMNVGAAMGPDSALASVVATILVITGHQPITSGIAVAIPIAAAGQVLTIFVRTIAVFFQHLSDKYAEEANFRGIEIAHFTALTLQGLRIAIPAALVAAVAGTSGVESMLNAIPVPVTRGLQIAGGMIVVVGYAMVINMMEAKYLMPFFFVGFVIAAFTTFTLVGFGIVGLAAAIFYIQLNPKYSQVQVHDELDDL; this is translated from the coding sequence ATGTCTACTATTCAATTTATTTTAGTACTTGTTGTTGCAATGATAACTGGTATGGGAAGCGTACTTGACTCCATGGAAACTCATAGACCTATAATAGCTTGTACATTAATAGGCCTTGTACTTGGAGATATCAGGACAGGAATTATTTTGGGAGGTACTCTGGAACTTTTAGCATTAGGTTGGATGAATGTTGGAGCAGCAATGGGGCCAGATAGTGCATTAGCCAGCGTTGTAGCTACAATACTGGTAATAACCGGACATCAGCCAATAACTTCAGGTATAGCAGTGGCAATACCAATAGCAGCTGCTGGCCAGGTTCTAACTATATTTGTTAGAACTATAGCTGTATTCTTCCAGCATCTTTCAGATAAATACGCTGAAGAAGCTAACTTTAGAGGAATAGAAATAGCCCATTTTACAGCACTTACACTTCAAGGACTTCGTATTGCAATACCAGCTGCATTGGTAGCAGCAGTAGCAGGAACCAGTGGTGTTGAATCAATGCTTAATGCAATACCTGTACCTGTTACAAGAGGATTACAAATCGCTGGTGGAATGATAGTTGTTGTTGGTTATGCTATGGTAATTAACATGATGGAAGCTAAATATTTAATGCCATTCTTCTTCGTTGGTTTTGTAATTGCAGCATTTACTACCTTTACGCTTGTTGGCTTCGGTATAGTAGGTTTAGCAGCGGCTATATTCTATATACAATTGAATCCTAAGTACAGCCAGGTTCAAGTTCACGATGAATTAGATGATTTGTAA
- a CDS encoding PTS system mannose/fructose/N-acetylgalactosamine-transporter subunit IIB: MNINFVRVDDRLIHGQVATVWVKESKCNKIIICSDDVAKDTLRKTLILQVAPPGIKAYVLPIEKALEVYKNPKYDSFKALILCTNPVDVLRLIEGGMDIKSVNLGGMCYKEGRTQISSAVSLGAEDIQALKKMHELGVELELRKIASDSKVDVMSKIKDL, from the coding sequence ATGAATATAAATTTTGTAAGAGTAGATGATAGATTAATACATGGTCAGGTTGCTACTGTTTGGGTAAAGGAATCAAAATGTAATAAAATAATAATTTGCAGTGATGACGTTGCTAAGGACACTTTAAGAAAGACCCTGATTTTACAAGTTGCACCTCCAGGAATAAAAGCTTATGTATTACCTATTGAGAAAGCGCTAGAAGTTTATAAAAATCCAAAATATGATTCTTTTAAAGCATTAATATTGTGTACAAACCCAGTGGATGTTTTAAGACTCATTGAAGGTGGGATGGATATTAAGTCCGTAAACCTTGGAGGAATGTGTTATAAGGAAGGCAGAACTCAGATTAGCAGTGCAGTATCTCTTGGAGCGGAAGATATTCAGGCTCTAAAGAAAATGCATGAATTAGGAGTTGAACTGGAACTAAGGAAAATTGCAAGTGATTCAAAAGTTGATGTAATGAGCAAAATAAAAGATTTATAA
- a CDS encoding PTS sugar transporter subunit IIA, translated as MTAIIIGTHGKFSQEILRSSEMIFGKQENVSAVTFEPGEGPDDLVKKYEKELEQLDLKQGVLFLVDLFGGSPFNAASRIVSENKNMDIVTGINLPMLLEVYGVRDSSDFDELVDTAKKAAQDGVKSLREVLVQQEDDEL; from the coding sequence ATGACAGCTATAATTATAGGAACTCATGGTAAGTTTTCACAAGAAATATTAAGATCATCTGAAATGATATTTGGGAAACAAGAAAACGTTTCAGCGGTTACTTTTGAACCAGGAGAGGGACCAGATGACCTCGTGAAAAAATATGAGAAAGAATTAGAACAATTGGATTTAAAGCAGGGAGTACTTTTCCTAGTAGATTTATTTGGAGGAAGTCCATTTAATGCAGCAAGTAGAATAGTATCAGAAAATAAAAATATGGATATTGTTACTGGAATTAATTTACCAATGCTGCTGGAGGTATATGGAGTTAGAGATTCTTCAGATTTTGATGAATTAGTTGATACAGCTAAGAAAGCAGCGCAGGATGGTGTAAAATCCTTAAGAGAAGTTTTGGTACAACAAGAAGATGATGAATTGTAA
- the msrB gene encoding peptide-methionine (R)-S-oxide reductase MsrB: MKKNNYIKPNKEILKSRLTKLQYTVTQENSTEKPFENEYWNFSKDGLYVDICSGEPLFTSKDKFDSDCGWPSFSKPAEAENIKENLDTSHGLVRTEIRSKYGDSHLGHVFNDGPKDLGGLRYCINSASLRFIPKDKLKKEGYEDYLYLFD; encoded by the coding sequence ATGAAAAAGAATAATTATATTAAACCAAATAAAGAAATATTAAAATCACGACTTACAAAATTACAATATACAGTTACACAGGAAAATTCTACAGAAAAACCTTTTGAAAATGAATACTGGAATTTTAGCAAAGATGGCTTGTATGTGGATATTTGCAGTGGAGAACCACTATTTACCTCAAAGGATAAATTTGACTCTGATTGTGGATGGCCAAGTTTTTCAAAACCTGCAGAAGCAGAAAACATAAAAGAAAACTTAGACACTTCTCACGGCTTGGTAAGAACAGAAATAAGAAGTAAATATGGTGATTCTCATTTAGGCCATGTCTTTAATGATGGACCTAAAGATCTGGGTGGATTAAGGTATTGCATAAACAGTGCTTCATTAAGATTTATACCTAAAGATAAACTTAAAAAAGAAGGTTATGAAGATTACCTGTATCTTTTCGATTAA